From a region of the Carettochelys insculpta isolate YL-2023 chromosome 29, ASM3395843v1, whole genome shotgun sequence genome:
- the LOC142003117 gene encoding aquaporin-5-like: MCKEIRTLAFIRALLAEFLATLIFVFFGLGSALKWPSALPSILQISLAFGLAIGTLVQMFGHISGAHINPAVTIAFFVGNHISFLRTVFYVVAQLVGAISGAGILYLVTPVNARGNLAVNALNNNTTPGQALVVETILTFQLAMCIFASTDKRRTDALGSPALSIGLSVTLGHLVGIYFTGCSMNPARSFAPAVIVNRFSTAHWVFWFGPIIGAILAALLYNYFLFPYSLSRAERTAIMKGTYEPEEEWEEQKEQRTMELTSP, encoded by the exons ATGTGTAAGGAAATTCGTACCTTGGCTTTCATCCGGGCCCTTCTGGCCGAGTTCCTTGCCACTCTGATCTTTGTCTTTTTcggcctgggctctgccctgaAGTGGCCCTCGGCCCTGCCAAGCATCCTGCAGATCTCCCTGGCTTTCGGCCTGGCCATCGGCACCTTGGTCCAGATGTTCGGTCACATCAGTGGGGCACACATCAACCCGGCGGTCACCATCGCCTTCTTCGTGGGAAACCACATCTCCTTCCTCCGGACGGTGTTCTATGTGGTGGCCCAGCTGGTAGGAGCCATTTCAGGGGCAGGCATCCTTTACTTGGTGACCCCAGTCAACGCCCGGGGAAACCTGGCTGTCAATGCG CTCAACAACAACACCACTCCAGGCCAGGCGCTGGTGGTAGAGACCATCCTCACCTTCCAGCTGGCCATGTGCATCTTCGCCTCCACGGATAAACGCCGGACCGATGCCTTGGGCTCCCCTGCGTTGTCCATTGGCCTGTCTGTCACCCTGGGCCACCTGGTTGGG ATCTACTTCACTGGCTGCTCCATGAACCCCGCCCGATCCTTTGCACCTGCCGTGATAGTGAACCGATTCAGCACTGCTCATTGG GTCTTCTGGTTTGGACCCATCATTGGTGCCATCCTGGCCGCTCTGCTTTACAACTACTTCCTGTTCCCCTACTCGCTGAGCAGGGCCGAGAGGACAGCCATCATGAAAGGCACCTATGAGCCAGAagaggagtgggaggagcagaAGGAGCAAAGGACAATGGAGCTGACCTCCCCGTAA